Proteins found in one Campylobacter canadensis genomic segment:
- a CDS encoding transaldolase → MKAKYSIWCDFIENSFLDNEFIQLLRADKFCGATSNPSIFKNAISTSAYYKNKISQLNIKDKKELFLFLALEDIKKAAKKMAYLYKKDNNDGFISYELEPTLCDNAAASIAQGLRIANLVNMPNLMIKVPATKAGYEVMYTLAAHGISINATLIFSQEQAKACNDAISSGIKKSKSNNKGVVSIFVSRLDAALNYKYSQKNQIGIQNAIYCANSVKDENVRALFASTGVKSKDLNKDYYLEELAFLNTINTAPLDAILAYKNKKSPIALTSEEKAKEFIFKTLSIEEYNQACKKLLNDGLEQFNKAYDDILNIL, encoded by the coding sequence ATGAAAGCAAAATATAGTATATGGTGTGATTTTATTGAAAACTCTTTTTTAGATAATGAATTTATTCAGCTTTTAAGAGCTGATAAATTCTGTGGTGCAACAAGTAATCCAAGCATTTTTAAAAATGCTATTAGCACGAGCGCTTACTATAAAAATAAAATATCTCAACTAAATATAAAAGATAAAAAAGAATTATTTTTATTCTTAGCTTTAGAAGATATAAAAAAAGCAGCTAAAAAAATGGCATATTTATATAAAAAAGATAATAATGATGGTTTTATTTCTTACGAGTTAGAACCAACTTTATGTGATAATGCAGCTGCTAGCATTGCTCAAGGTTTAAGAATTGCTAATTTGGTAAATATGCCTAATTTAATGATAAAAGTTCCTGCAACAAAGGCTGGTTATGAGGTTATGTATACTCTTGCAGCACACGGAATTAGCATTAATGCTACTTTGATTTTTTCACAAGAACAAGCAAAAGCTTGTAATGATGCTATTTCAAGTGGTATAAAAAAATCTAAAAGCAATAATAAAGGTGTTGTAAGTATTTTTGTAAGCAGGTTAGATGCAGCGTTAAATTATAAATATTCACAAAAAAATCAAATAGGAATTCAAAACGCAATTTACTGTGCAAATAGCGTAAAAGATGAGAATGTAAGAGCTTTATTTGCTTCAACTGGAGTTAAATCTAAAGATTTAAATAAAGATTATTATTTAGAGGAATTAGCCTTTTTAAACACCATAAATACAGCACCGCTTGATGCAATTCTTGCTTATAAAAACAAAAAATCTCCAATTGCTTTAACAAGCGAAGAAAAAGCTAAAGAATTTATTTTTAAAACGCTAAGTATTGAAGAATATAATCAAGCATGTAAAAAATTATTAAATGATGGTTTAGAGCAGTTTAATAAGGCTTATGATGATATATTAAATATTTTATAG
- a CDS encoding acyl-CoA dehydrogenase family protein has translation MGRTQLIQEKIAFMAMKLNAMKNMVYECAWKMDNNIANSGDSAMCKYFCANEAFYVVDTAIQILGGIGVTGHRTSRFWRDLRIDRLSGGSDEMQILTLGRAILKQYR, from the coding sequence ATAGGAAGAACACAGCTTATTCAAGAAAAAATCGCTTTTATGGCAATGAAATTAAATGCTATGAAAAATATGGTTTATGAATGTGCTTGGAAGATGGATAATAATATTGCTAATTCAGGTGATAGTGCAATGTGCAAATATTTTTGTGCCAATGAAGCATTTTATGTTGTAGATACTGCTATACAAATTTTAGGGGGAATTGGAGTTACTGGGCATAGAACTTCAAGATTTTGGAGAGATTTAAGAATAGATAGATTAAGCGGCGGTAGTGATGAGATGCAAATTCTTACATTAGGACGTGCTATTTTAAAACAATACAGATAA
- the caiB gene encoding L-carnitine CoA-transferase — MNTPKFGPLSGVRVVFSAIEIAGPFSAQTLAEWGAEVIWIEHSKYADTIRVQPNYKELSRRNLYALSLNIFSDEGKEVFYELIKTADIFIEASKGPAFANKGITDEILWSYKKDLVIAHLSGFGQFGDSYYTNLAAYNTIAQAFSGYLIQNGDINQPMPAFPYTADYMAGLSVAASSLAALHKAKESGVGESIDVCMYEVMLRAGQYYMMDYLNGGEMCPRMIKGKDPLYAGCGLYTCKDGYIVFEVVGGYQVKEIFTELGIGELIGSDEYPEGTQLISRKTSKAALFEEKLDEYFKKLSVKEALDYLASKKIAGAKVLEVSELQSNPQYIARQSFIEWEKEDGTKVKGPNVMPRFKINPAKVWRAMPKYGKDTKDILLSLGLSEGKIEELASKQIINCG, encoded by the coding sequence ATGAATACACCTAAATTTGGACCTTTAAGTGGGGTTAGAGTTGTTTTTAGTGCTATTGAAATTGCAGGACCTTTTTCAGCGCAAACTTTAGCTGAATGGGGAGCTGAGGTGATTTGGATTGAACATAGTAAATATGCAGATACTATAAGAGTACAGCCTAATTATAAAGAATTAAGCAGAAGAAATTTGTATGCACTAAGTTTAAATATTTTTAGCGATGAAGGAAAAGAAGTTTTTTATGAACTTATAAAAACTGCGGACATTTTTATTGAAGCAAGTAAAGGACCTGCCTTTGCTAATAAAGGAATTACAGATGAAATTTTATGGAGTTATAAAAAAGATTTGGTTATAGCACATCTTAGTGGTTTTGGTCAATTTGGCGATAGTTATTATACTAACTTAGCTGCTTATAACACCATAGCTCAAGCATTTTCAGGATATTTGATACAAAATGGAGATATCAATCAGCCTATGCCAGCCTTTCCTTATACGGCTGATTATATGGCAGGGCTTAGTGTTGCTGCAAGTTCTTTAGCAGCTTTACATAAAGCAAAAGAAAGTGGAGTAGGTGAGAGTATTGATGTTTGTATGTATGAGGTTATGCTAAGAGCAGGGCAGTATTATATGATGGATTATTTAAATGGCGGAGAAATGTGCCCAAGAATGATTAAGGGTAAAGACCCGCTTTATGCAGGTTGTGGGCTTTATACTTGCAAAGATGGTTATATAGTATTTGAAGTTGTAGGCGGCTATCAAGTAAAAGAAATTTTTACTGAATTAGGCATAGGAGAATTAATAGGAAGTGATGAATACCCTGAAGGAACACAGCTTATTTCCAGAAAAACCAGCAAAGCAGCCTTATTTGAAGAAAAGCTAGATGAGTATTTTAAAAAATTAAGCGTTAAAGAAGCGCTAGATTATTTAGCAAGTAAGAAAATTGCTGGAGCTAAAGTTCTTGAAGTAAGTGAACTACAAAGCAATCCTCAATACATAGCAAGACAAAGTTTTATTGAGTGGGAAAAAGAAGATGGAACAAAGGTAAAAGGTCCAAATGTAATGCCAAGATTTAAAATAAATCCTGCAAAGGTTTGGAGAGCTATGCCAAAATACGGCAAAGATACAAAGGATATTTTACTTAGCTTAGGACTTAGCGAAGGTAAAATTGAAGAATTAGCAAGCAAACAAATAATTAATTGTGGCTAA
- a CDS encoding electron transfer flavoprotein subunit alpha/FixB family protein: MKVFVFSNDIDSLKIVKKISEIDVHFCTKAMSTCAKEQILLQIDEQTSILESVNYLAKELSSCQKALFITSSYFKDIAALLAGYLNAGVVCDVVEFSLEDKVKTKNLAYGGALVKESQIESDLAFISLSPNYIFDDYELALNDIEAKNIQITKNKIHINEQRKKQSNDVDLTKAKLILAVGRGFAQKQDLDLAYQYANKINAQIACSRPIAETEKWIDKSRYVGISGNITRADVYIAVGISGQVQHMVGCKDAKKIVVINKDEKAPIFEQADLAIVGDLKEVLAQLIQ, encoded by the coding sequence ATGAAAGTTTTTGTTTTTTCAAATGATATTGATAGCTTAAAAATAGTAAAAAAGATAAGTGAAATTGATGTGCATTTTTGCACAAAGGCAATGAGTACTTGCGCTAAAGAGCAAATCCTTTTGCAAATAGATGAGCAAACAAGTATTTTAGAAAGCGTAAATTACTTAGCAAAAGAGCTATCTTCTTGCCAAAAAGCCTTATTTATAACTTCAAGTTATTTTAAAGATATTGCTGCTTTATTAGCAGGTTATTTAAATGCTGGTGTGGTTTGTGATGTTGTAGAATTTAGCTTAGAAGATAAAGTTAAAACTAAAAATTTAGCTTATGGCGGTGCTTTAGTAAAAGAAAGCCAAATAGAATCTGATTTAGCCTTTATAAGCTTAAGTCCTAATTATATTTTTGATGATTATGAACTTGCTTTAAATGATATAGAAGCAAAAAATATTCAAATTACTAAAAATAAAATTCATATCAACGAACAAAGAAAAAAACAAAGTAACGATGTGGATTTAACCAAAGCAAAACTTATTTTAGCTGTTGGGCGTGGTTTTGCACAAAAACAAGACCTTGATTTAGCTTACCAATACGCAAATAAAATCAATGCACAAATTGCTTGCTCAAGACCAATAGCCGAAACTGAAAAATGGATTGATAAGTCAAGATATGTTGGAATTAGTGGAAATATCACTAGAGCAGATGTTTATATCGCAGTGGGTATTAGCGGACAAGTTCAGCATATGGTAGGTTGCAAAGACGCTAAAAAAATCGTTGTTATCAATAAAGATGAAAAAGCTCCAATCTTTGAACAAGCAGATTTAGCCATTGTTGGAGACTTAAAAGAAGTTTTAGCACAACTCATACAATAA
- a CDS encoding 50S ribosomal protein L25/general stress protein Ctc: MLEGQIRQSIGRKATKQARQDGMLIANIYGKGTENIHATFKVNEFIKEVRKKDGLIFPVKVDGKVYEVVIVDYQHHPVTSAILHVDLKLALKGVESFYMVPVKVVGSAIGLKNKGVLIQSKRRLKVKCKAEDLPNNFELDVTNLDVGDALLVRDIKVSDKVKIIDAGRVAVVGVEKAR, encoded by the coding sequence ATGTTAGAAGGACAAATTAGACAGAGTATTGGTAGAAAAGCTACTAAGCAAGCAAGACAAGATGGTATGCTAATTGCTAACATTTATGGCAAAGGCACAGAAAACATTCACGCAACTTTTAAAGTAAATGAATTTATCAAAGAAGTTCGTAAAAAAGATGGACTTATTTTCCCTGTAAAAGTTGATGGAAAAGTTTATGAAGTAGTTATCGTTGATTATCAGCACCATCCAGTTACAAGTGCTATTTTGCATGTTGATTTAAAACTTGCATTAAAAGGTGTTGAAAGTTTTTATATGGTTCCTGTAAAAGTAGTAGGAAGTGCTATTGGTTTAAAAAATAAAGGTGTGTTAATTCAATCTAAACGCCGTTTAAAAGTAAAATGTAAAGCAGAAGATTTACCAAATAATTTTGAACTTGATGTTACAAATCTTGATGTTGGTGATGCTTTATTAGTTCGTGATATTAAAGTTAGTGATAAAGTTAAAATTATTGATGCAGGCAGAGTAGCGGTAGTTGGCGTAGAAAAAGCTAGATGA
- a CDS encoding AMP-binding protein, which produces MQIVNENNLGEFLERKALKCKEAIKQNASLLNRFLNLCLVFDECKDDLDNAHILECSSFKELFLKKAKEEDGYFKITQDIKALDFMQLNFLVNQCANFLKSQGLKANDKVASFLQNSLEFVILYFACFKSGIIFVPVNACYKEDELAYIYEKTKFNYIVAEDELLAYVKCDVLKLAKSSFLKSILKHKKDFIMPKINPLDLAMILFTSGTTARPKGCKITHYNLLFAGYFTLHQIGLRQNEVFLSSMPNWHIDLQATALMPSLRANACFVLLKRFSARRFWQQIVFYEANISEVVPKMIELIKLQNKFAREKKHKLRFLLYFLNMSNEKYLEFKKRFKVDLFTSYGLSESIVGCIGDNYYEKMSYPAIGKVFFAYEVIVADIKENKLIPLKANELGTICIKGRLGYELFAGYYEDELNTKNSFIDGYFISNDIGYFDENALFYFFSRNKDLIKINGENISSLEIENLLSSHKKINNASVICISDALACDKIIAFLELKDYPYEEEVNILQKNKELKQIEKELITLNLRLAKFKQVSEFIFLNHLPRNYLGKVRKNVLGEIYGRN; this is translated from the coding sequence ATGCAAATCGTAAATGAAAATAATCTGGGTGAATTTTTAGAGCGTAAGGCTTTAAAGTGTAAAGAGGCAATCAAACAAAATGCCTCTTTGCTTAATAGGTTTTTAAATTTATGTTTAGTTTTTGATGAGTGCAAAGATGATTTAGATAACGCCCATATTTTAGAATGTTCTAGTTTTAAAGAATTGTTTTTAAAAAAAGCAAAAGAAGAAGATGGTTATTTTAAAATCACTCAAGATATAAAAGCGCTGGATTTTATGCAGCTTAATTTTTTAGTTAATCAGTGTGCGAATTTTTTAAAATCTCAAGGTTTAAAAGCAAATGATAAAGTAGCAAGTTTTTTGCAAAATAGCTTAGAATTTGTGATTTTGTATTTTGCTTGTTTTAAAAGCGGGATTATTTTTGTTCCTGTTAATGCCTGTTATAAAGAAGATGAACTTGCTTACATTTATGAAAAAACAAAATTTAATTACATAGTAGCTGAAGATGAGCTTTTAGCTTATGTAAAATGTGATGTTTTAAAATTAGCAAAATCTTCATTTTTAAAAAGCATTTTAAAACATAAAAAAGATTTTATTATGCCAAAGATTAATCCTTTAGATTTAGCGATGATATTATTTACTTCAGGCACTACTGCTAGGCCTAAGGGTTGTAAAATCACTCATTATAATTTGCTTTTTGCTGGTTATTTTACCTTACATCAAATAGGTTTAAGGCAAAATGAGGTTTTTTTAAGTTCTATGCCTAATTGGCATATTGATTTGCAAGCTACTGCTTTAATGCCTAGTTTAAGAGCAAATGCTTGTTTTGTGCTTTTAAAAAGATTTTCAGCAAGAAGATTTTGGCAGCAAATAGTTTTTTATGAAGCAAATATTAGTGAAGTAGTTCCTAAGATGATAGAGCTTATTAAATTGCAAAATAAATTCGCAAGAGAGAAAAAACACAAGCTTAGATTTTTGCTTTATTTTTTAAATATGAGTAATGAAAAATATTTAGAATTTAAAAAAAGATTTAAGGTGGATTTATTTACAAGCTATGGATTAAGTGAAAGCATTGTTGGTTGCATAGGGGATAATTATTATGAAAAAATGTCTTATCCTGCTATTGGTAAGGTATTTTTTGCTTATGAAGTGATAGTTGCTGATATTAAAGAAAATAAACTTATTCCTTTAAAGGCTAATGAATTAGGCACTATATGTATAAAAGGGCGTTTGGGTTATGAATTGTTTGCTGGGTATTATGAAGATGAGTTAAATACAAAAAATAGTTTTATTGATGGATATTTTATCAGTAATGATATAGGTTATTTTGATGAAAATGCTTTGTTTTATTTCTTTTCTCGCAATAAAGATTTAATTAAAATTAACGGAGAAAATATAAGCTCTTTAGAAATTGAAAATCTGCTTTCTTCTCATAAAAAAATCAATAATGCAAGTGTAATTTGCATAAGCGATGCTTTAGCTTGTGATAAAATCATAGCATTTTTAGAGCTTAAAGATTATCCTTATGAAGAAGAAGTAAATATTTTACAAAAAAATAAAGAGCTAAAACAAATTGAAAAAGAGCTTATTACGCTCAATTTACGCCTAGCGAAATTTAAACAGGTGAGTGAATTTATTTTTTTAAATCATTTGCCTCGTAATTATCTTGGAAAAGTAAGAAAAAATGTTTTAGGAGAAATTTATGGAAGAAACTGA
- a CDS encoding type IV pilus twitching motility protein PilT, with the protein MLEIDIDKLCWELRDELDGFLNSLIDQGGSDLHLTSGATPKARIHGEINSVSDRVLSRDDMVELCKVLTRTDFKRFVENKNIDFSYDPKTNKEGTKFKYASSFRVNLFFTTRGPSAVFRVIPDKMPDFVGLRLPSVLQEIADTESRGLILVTGPTGSGKTTTLASMLNYINHKFKRHIITIEDPIEFKYEPAQSIVNQRNIGQDAINFSDALRAALREDPDIILVGEMRDLETIEVAMHAAETGHLVLSTLHTINAQETINRILGMFPSEEQNRIRSSLSSVLRAVVSQRLCRTTDGKRTAAVEILRGNERIKRAILDYKENTISEILKDGTMKMQSFDQHLFVLYTEGRISEEEAYDKASNPSDLKVQIDGYKFANQDANAKVSKFRLVSNNTIEG; encoded by the coding sequence ATGTTAGAAATAGATATTGATAAATTATGCTGGGAATTAAGAGATGAGCTAGATGGTTTTTTAAATTCCTTAATTGACCAAGGTGGTAGTGATTTACACTTAACCTCAGGTGCTACTCCAAAGGCTAGAATTCACGGAGAGATTAATTCAGTCTCAGATAGAGTTTTAAGCAGAGATGATATGGTTGAGCTTTGTAAAGTGCTTACTAGAACAGATTTTAAAAGATTTGTAGAAAATAAAAATATAGACTTTTCGTATGATCCAAAAACAAACAAAGAAGGAACAAAATTTAAATATGCAAGTTCATTCCGTGTGAATTTATTTTTTACAACTCGTGGTCCTAGTGCAGTTTTTAGGGTTATACCTGATAAAATGCCTGATTTTGTTGGATTAAGACTGCCTAGCGTTTTACAAGAGATAGCTGATACTGAATCAAGAGGATTAATCTTAGTTACAGGTCCAACAGGTAGTGGTAAAACCACAACTCTAGCCTCAATGCTAAATTATATAAATCACAAGTTTAAAAGACATATAATTACAATTGAAGACCCTATTGAATTTAAATACGAACCAGCACAATCAATCGTAAATCAAAGAAACATAGGGCAAGATGCTATTAATTTTAGCGATGCTTTAAGGGCAGCACTTAGAGAAGACCCTGATATTATTTTAGTTGGTGAGATGAGAGATTTAGAAACTATTGAAGTTGCTATGCACGCAGCAGAAACAGGACACTTAGTTTTAAGTACTTTGCATACTATTAATGCACAAGAGACAATAAACCGTATTTTAGGTATGTTTCCATCAGAAGAACAAAATAGAATTAGAAGCTCGTTATCAAGTGTTTTAAGAGCAGTTGTTTCTCAAAGATTATGCAGAACCACAGACGGTAAAAGAACAGCCGCAGTAGAAATTCTTAGAGGAAATGAAAGAATTAAAAGAGCAATTTTAGATTATAAAGAAAATACAATAAGTGAAATTTTAAAAGATGGTACAATGAAGATGCAATCTTTTGACCAGCATTTATTTGTTTTATACACAGAAGGTAGAATTAGCGAAGAAGAAGCTTACGATAAAGCAAGTAACCCAAGTGATTTAAAAGTGCAAATTGATGGATATAAATTTGCAAATCAAGATGCAAATGCAAAAGTAAGTAAATTTAGATTGGTTAGCAATAATACAATTGAAGGCTAA
- the caiT gene encoding L-carnitine/gamma-butyrobetaine antiporter: MENKQKNTIEAKAFFPSLLVIILLGYLVVRDLDSANVVINNIFNYVTKNWGFVFEWYMVVMLIAWCWLVFGPLKDRKLGDSKPDFSTLNWIFMMFASCTSAAIIYWAVLEVYYYATSLPFGYAPMSKEAMGVALSYSMFHWGPLPWASYALLAVAFGYFMFVKKADVIRPSGMLAPAIGEKLSKGFLGALIDNVYIVSLILAMGTSLGLATPIVTECMQYLFGIERTLMLDMTIISCWVVFNIICVVFGLSKGIKIAADIRTYMMFIMMAYCFILGSSAFIVNYFTDSVGAFISHFASMIFYTDSISNNGFPQAWTVFYWCWYIVYGIQMSIFLARISKGRTIRQLCIGMVVGISSSTWLLWGILGGNTMKLMVDNALDIGAIINQFGGPRAIIEIWSHLPFPTVAIFGFFIFCFIATITLINASSYTLAMSTCKNVKEDEEPPLLIRIGWCILVGVVGVTLLALGGLKPIQTAIIAGGCPLFIVNILLIVAFIKDAKKRQWF; the protein is encoded by the coding sequence ATGGAAAATAAACAAAAAAATACGATTGAAGCGAAGGCGTTTTTTCCTTCTTTATTAGTCATTATACTGCTAGGCTATTTAGTAGTTAGAGACCTTGATAGTGCTAATGTTGTAATTAATAATATTTTTAATTATGTAACAAAAAATTGGGGCTTTGTGTTTGAGTGGTATATGGTTGTGATGCTGATTGCTTGGTGCTGGCTTGTTTTTGGTCCTTTAAAGGATAGAAAATTAGGAGATTCTAAGCCTGATTTTAGCACTTTAAATTGGATTTTTATGATGTTTGCAAGTTGTACTAGTGCGGCTATTATTTATTGGGCTGTGCTTGAGGTTTATTATTATGCAACTTCTTTACCTTTTGGTTATGCTCCTATGTCTAAAGAAGCAATGGGAGTGGCTTTATCTTATTCTATGTTTCACTGGGGTCCATTACCGTGGGCATCTTATGCACTTTTAGCGGTAGCTTTTGGTTATTTTATGTTTGTAAAAAAAGCAGATGTAATCCGCCCTAGCGGAATGTTAGCTCCTGCTATTGGCGAGAAACTTTCTAAGGGATTTTTGGGTGCTTTAATAGATAATGTTTATATCGTATCTTTAATCCTTGCAATGGGAACTTCTTTAGGTTTGGCAACTCCTATAGTAACAGAATGTATGCAATATCTTTTTGGTATTGAAAGAACTTTAATGCTTGATATGACTATTATTTCTTGCTGGGTTGTGTTTAATATTATTTGTGTTGTATTTGGGCTTTCAAAAGGGATTAAAATCGCTGCAGATATTAGAACTTATATGATGTTTATTATGATGGCTTATTGTTTTATTTTAGGTTCTAGCGCCTTTATTGTAAATTATTTTACAGATAGCGTAGGTGCTTTTATAAGTCATTTTGCAAGTATGATTTTTTATACAGATAGCATTAGCAATAATGGTTTTCCTCAAGCTTGGACTGTGTTTTATTGGTGCTGGTATATAGTATATGGAATACAAATGAGCATTTTCTTAGCACGCATTAGTAAAGGTAGAACGATAAGACAATTATGTATAGGAATGGTTGTAGGAATTAGTTCTTCTACTTGGTTACTTTGGGGAATTTTAGGTGGCAATACTATGAAACTAATGGTAGATAATGCTTTGGATATTGGAGCTATTATTAATCAATTTGGTGGCCCTAGAGCTATTATTGAAATTTGGTCGCATTTGCCATTTCCTACTGTAGCAATTTTTGGATTTTTTATCTTTTGTTTTATCGCAACAATTACTTTAATCAATGCAAGTTCATATACTTTAGCGATGAGCACTTGCAAGAATGTAAAAGAAGATGAAGAACCGCCTTTACTTATAAGAATTGGTTGGTGCATTTTAGTAGGCGTTGTAGGGGTAACTTTACTTGCTTTAGGAGGATTAAAACCTATACAAACAGCTATTATTGCTGGGGGTTGTCCTTTGTTTATTGTAAATATTTTATTGATAGTTGCATTTATTAAAGATGCCAAAAAAAGACAATGGTTTTAA
- a CDS encoding acyl-CoA dehydrogenase family protein, with amino-acid sequence MDFRLNEEQELFVAGIKDYMSSRNWESYFAECDEKHQYPIEWVKGLAELGVDTMLLDEEHGGMGANMVTLTAIWEELGRLGGPTYVLYQLPGFGTILRHGTKEQIDKVFAYRGSGEQMFNSAITEPSAGSDVGSLKSTYERRNGKIYLNGQKCFITSSLHCPYLIVMAKDASSQTPVYSEFFIDVKNVKGEIKITPLDKLGLRMDSCCEITFNEVQLEEKDFFGKEGKGFERVKEEFDAERFLVAVTNYATAYCAFEDACKYANLRV; translated from the coding sequence ATGGATTTTAGATTAAATGAAGAACAAGAGCTTTTTGTAGCTGGAATTAAAGATTATATGAGTTCAAGAAATTGGGAAAGCTATTTTGCAGAATGTGATGAAAAGCACCAATATCCTATAGAATGGGTTAAAGGTTTGGCTGAGCTTGGTGTAGATACTATGCTTTTAGATGAAGAGCATGGCGGTATGGGTGCTAATATGGTAACTCTTACGGCTATTTGGGAAGAACTTGGAAGATTAGGTGGTCCAACTTATGTTTTATATCAACTACCAGGTTTTGGAACTATTTTAAGACATGGTACAAAAGAACAAATTGATAAGGTGTTTGCTTATCGTGGAAGTGGCGAGCAAATGTTTAATTCAGCAATCACTGAACCTAGTGCAGGTAGCGATGTGGGAAGCTTAAAAAGTACCTATGAAAGAAGAAATGGCAAAATTTATCTTAATGGACAGAAATGTTTTATTACAAGTTCTTTACATTGCCCTTATTTAATAGTTATGGCAAAAGATGCAAGTAGTCAAACTCCTGTTTATTCTGAATTTTTTATAGATGTAAAAAATGTAAAGGGAGAAATTAAAATTACTCCTTTAGATAAATTAGGTTTAAGGATGGATAGTTGTTGTGAAATTACTTTTAATGAAGTGCAATTAGAAGAAAAAGACTTTTTTGGAAAAGAAGGAAAAGGTTTTGAAAGGGTAAAAGAAGAATTTGATGCGGAAAGATTTTTAGTAGCAGTGACTAATTATGCAACTGCTTATTGTGCCTTTGAAGATGCTTGCAAATATGCAAATCTTAGAGTGTAG
- the pth gene encoding aminoacyl-tRNA hydrolase, producing MILIVGLGNPGERYSNTRHNIGFMFLDLLIKENNPSKVKLSCDGELYKDSKYLYLKPQTFMNNSGISVAKVVDFYKVERIIVCHDEMDIEFNRIKIKKAGSSGGHNGLKSIDKHIGNDYERLRIGIGRPQNKEEVINFVLEEFNKDEKEKLKDFLEHCKEVLKFLLNNSIQESQNKFH from the coding sequence ATGATTTTAATAGTCGGACTAGGAAATCCAGGCGAGCGTTATTCAAACACTCGCCATAATATTGGATTTATGTTTCTTGATTTACTTATTAAAGAAAATAATCCAAGCAAGGTTAAACTATCTTGCGATGGAGAATTATACAAAGATTCAAAATATTTATATTTAAAACCACAAACATTTATGAATAATTCAGGTATTAGCGTTGCTAAGGTTGTTGATTTTTATAAGGTTGAAAGAATAATAGTTTGCCACGATGAGATGGATATTGAATTTAACAGAATAAAAATAAAAAAAGCTGGTTCAAGCGGCGGGCATAATGGGCTAAAAAGCATAGACAAACACATCGGCAACGACTACGAAAGACTTCGCATAGGCATAGGCAGACCGCAAAACAAAGAAGAAGTTATTAATTTTGTGCTTGAAGAATTTAATAAAGATGAAAAAGAAAAATTAAAAGACTTTTTAGAACACTGCAAAGAAGTCTTAAAATTCTTATTAAATAATAGCATACAAGAAAGTCAAAATAAATTTCACTAA
- a CDS encoding enoyl-CoA hydratase-related protein: MIYFENEGLICELNDGILLLKINRESKANALNGVTSYAMEEVLNKAENDKDVRVIIITGAGSKAFCAGEDLSELSSSGECATVTPHGFGGITNRLSKKPIIAAVNGFAVGGGMEIAMSCDLIVAAEHAKFGLTEVKVGLIASTGGLVRLARDIPTKLAMDMMLTGRVIKADEALKHNLINKVVSSENLLDEAYELARTICKNAPLSLEFSKMIFHRAKQMSLEDATAYCDIAYRFIEKTADGIEGPKAFMEKREAKWQGK, encoded by the coding sequence ATGATTTATTTTGAAAATGAGGGATTAATTTGCGAATTAAATGATGGAATTTTGCTTTTAAAAATAAATAGAGAAAGCAAGGCAAATGCACTAAATGGCGTTACAAGTTATGCAATGGAAGAAGTTTTAAATAAAGCAGAAAATGATAAAGATGTAAGAGTGATTATCATTACAGGTGCAGGTTCTAAGGCTTTTTGCGCAGGAGAGGATTTAAGTGAGCTTAGCTCTAGTGGAGAATGCGCAACGGTTACTCCGCATGGTTTTGGTGGTATTACTAATCGCCTTAGCAAAAAACCAATCATAGCTGCTGTAAATGGTTTTGCTGTAGGTGGCGGTATGGAAATTGCAATGAGTTGCGATTTAATTGTTGCTGCAGAACATGCAAAATTTGGTTTAACTGAAGTAAAAGTTGGGCTTATTGCATCAACGGGTGGTTTGGTAAGATTAGCAAGAGATATACCTACAAAACTTGCAATGGATATGATGCTAACAGGCCGTGTGATTAAGGCTGATGAAGCTTTAAAACATAATCTTATTAATAAAGTTGTAAGTAGTGAAAATTTGCTTGATGAAGCTTATGAATTAGCAAGAACAATATGCAAAAACGCACCTCTTTCATTGGAATTTTCTAAGATGATTTTCCATAGAGCAAAGCAAATGAGCCTTGAAGACGCAACTGCTTATTGTGATATAGCTTATCGTTTTATAGAAAAGACTGCTGATGGTATTGAAGGTCCTAAGGCCTTTATGGAAAAAAGAGAAGCTAAATGGCAAGGCAAATGA